In one window of Xiphophorus hellerii strain 12219 chromosome 23, Xiphophorus_hellerii-4.1, whole genome shotgun sequence DNA:
- the ints5 gene encoding LOW QUALITY PROTEIN: integrator complex subunit 5 (The sequence of the model RefSeq protein was modified relative to this genomic sequence to represent the inferred CDS: deleted 3 bases in 3 codons) has protein sequence MSVVFDGSPLKAMQSSHSHTAPAALSAQELSQEIKSFISGVDAVQGRKLGVREHARCAVRLLRSVPACRGAVLEHLRGVYDEHVSTFLHNLETEGNASSGSTSNLEDIIQEVHGVLSEFIRLNPRAWAPLVSTWAVDLLGQLSSKHAGRRVAPHSSSLNELLQLWMSCAATRSLMEAYSQCLAAMLAWCPDACVDALLDTSVKHSPHFDWVVAHIGSAFPGTIISRVLACGLKDFCSHGAKDQGPLVEKGNRVPKIGSVVGILGHLAVHHSDSIRKELLRMFQESLAPSTPLSPSSSSTSWEASPQLRRAAVPFLLQLAAMSPNLFGAVSSELVELLRPAVLLQLQALLQGLPREELDNMLGLAVHLISQSPTGGARVLRFLADTATPASVIISGPTPSPHEGVREGCDRLLQMLLLHLHKLVFNRSEGSEVSPFCSTSSQPQRVIPFLEELRSHVAPLCAETLRLERKRHLWLHQLLCLLSVYGGPSVATETLCQLLTQARNPEELALAWQLHATLSSCMAGLVPAAVTHCVAQIHTHTLGRRQLRQLLLNLAAVLQSQDEEKKAAAAGAQSSMAAQIGSAVSVHLHDFGPLLLHGDPAVSHAAVRLLSCSPLPRTASPAHLLLLSRAAVTHFFLALRRRGEAGKAGQDAGQSGEAVSCSVLLLTRFAAYSALTLKAILQQLVEGALHKGNAELFGGQIADMSGAPVASPSVSPDLGASLLDINCRFGTTVNFSGSVWSVFHAGVIGKGLKARTAANLLDPSEVIQNIQTLLAVIVQCCSSSSLNGSQSPSDPEEPPPINAEAAKVVAVTLVENVCPDVANGELSWPPEEHARTTVERDIHIRRCFEAHPVLFHLLQVVAAGRPALCYCSAVLRGLLATLLSHWEGSREASSTDSPWHLQASCLLVSCMGEGQLLPPVLANVHEAFAHLTPFEVRLLLLAVWEYVRGNGPLPQKFVFSSDKGMFCRDFSRDGDVSRYVAPIHSVLHKNIDRLGHLCWRFQL, from the exons ATGTCTGTGGTTTTTGACGGGAGTCCGCTGAAAGCGATGCAGAGCTCCCACAGCCACACAGCTCCGGCCGCTCTGAG TGCCCAGGAACTCTCCCAGGAGATCAAATCCTTCATCAGCGGCGTCGACGCCGTTCAGGGCCGGAAGCTCGGCGTCAGGGAGCACGCCCGCTGCGCTGTGCGGTTGCTGCGCTCGGTCCCGGCCTGCAGGGGCGCTGTGCTGGAGCATCTGAGGGGCGTA TATGACGAGCATGTGTCGACGTTTCTTCATAACCTGGAGACGGAGGGAAACGCCAGCTCTGGGTCAACCTCCAACCTGGAGGACATCATACAG GAGGTTCATGGCGTCCTGTCGGAGTTCATCCGTCTGAACCCGCGGGCCTGGGCCCCGCTGGTCTCCACCTGGGCCGTGGACCTTCTGGGCCAGCTGAGCAGCAAGCACGCCGGCCGCAGGGTGGCCCCCCACTCCTCCAGCCTCAacgagctgctgcagctgtggaTGTCCTGCGCCGCCACGCGCTCCCTCATGGAGGCCTACTCCCAGTGCCTGGCGGCCATGTTGGCCTGGTGCCCAGACGCCTGTGTGGACGCGCTGCTGGACACGTCGGTCAAACACTCGCCACATTTCGACTGGGTGGTGGCTCACATCGGCTCCGCCTTCCCGGGAACCATCATCAGCAGAGTTCTGGCCTGCGGGCTGAAGGACTTCTGCTCCCACGGGGCCAAAGATCAGGGGCCCCTGGTGGAGAAAGGCAACAGAGTGCCG AAGATCGGCTCTGTGGTGGGGATCCTGGGCCATCTCGCCGTGCATCACTCCGACAGCATCAGGAAGGAGCTTCTCAGGATGTTTCAGGAGAGCTTGGCCCCCTCTACTCCCCTCTCTCCCTCATCCTCCTCCACTTCCTGGGAGGCGTCCCCCCAGCTGCGGCGCGCTGCCGTGCCGTTCCTGCTGCAGCTCGCCGCCATGTCTCCCAACCTGTTCGGAGCCGTGTCTTCGGagctggtggagctgctgcGGCCTGcggtgctgctgcagctgcaggctctgctgcagggcCTCCCCAGGGAGGAACTGGACAACATGCTGGGGCTGGCCGTCCACCTCATCAGCCAGAGTCCCACGGGGGGCGCCCGAGTCCTCCGCTTCCTGGCGGACACGGCGACGCCGGCATCCGTCATCATCTCCGGTCCGACGCCGTCGCCTCATGAAGGAGTCCGAGAAGGCTGCGACCGCTTACTGCAGATGCTGCTGCTTCATCTCCACAAACTGGTCTTCAACCGCTCcgaggggtcagaggtcagtccTTTCTGTTCGACCTCCTCTCAGCCACAGAGGGTCATCCCGTTTCTGGAGGAGCTGCGCTCACATGTCGCTCCGCTCTGTGCGGAGACTCTGCGCCTGGAGAGGAAGCGCCACCTCTGGCTGCATCAGCTGCTGTGTCTTCTGTCGGTTTACGGCGGTCCCAGCGTCGCCACGGAGACGCTCTGCCAGCTCCTCACCCAGGCCCGCAACCCAGAGGAGCTGGCTCTGGCCTGGCAGCTCCATGCCACACTGTCGTCCTGCATGGCCGGGCTCGTTCCGGCCGCCGTGACTCACTGCGTGGCTCAGATTCACACGCACACGCTGGGCCGGCGGCAGCTGCGCCAGCTGCTGCTCAACCTGGCTGCGGTGCTGCAGAGCCAGGACGAGGAGaagaaggcagcagcagcaggagctcaGTCCTCCATGGCTGCCCAGATCGGCTCCGCAGTCTCCGTGCACCTCCATGATTTCGGGCCTCTCTTGCTCCACGGAGACCCAGCCGTGTCTCACGCCGCCGTGCGCCTGCTGTCCTGCAGCCCACTGCCCCGCACAGCCTCCCCCGCgcacctgctgctgctctccagAGCCGCCGTCACGCATTTCTTCCTGGCACTGCGGAGACGTGGGGAAGCAGGGAAGGCTGGCCAAGACGCGGGGCAGTCGGGCGAGGCTGTGAGCTGCTCGGTTCTGCTCCTGACCCGGTTCGCAGCATACTCTGCCCTCACCCTGAAGGCCATCCTTCAGCAGCTGGTGGAGGGGGCGCTGCACAAGGGCAACGCTGAGCTGTTCGGCGGCCAGATCGCCGACATGTCTGGAGCTCCTGTGGCCTCTCCGTCCGTGTCCCCTGACCTGGGCGCGTCTCTGCTGGACATTAACTGTCGGTTCGGCACCACGGTGAACTTTTCCGGCAGCGTGTGGTCGGTGTTCCACGCAGGAGTGATCGGGAAAGGACTGAAGGCTCGCACTGCTGCAAATCTGCTCGATCCATCAGAAGTCATCCAG AACATCCAGACTCTCCTGGCCGTCATCGTCCAGTGCTGCAGTTCGTCCAGCCTCAACGGCTCACAGTCGCCGTCCGATCCCGAAGAGCCGCCACCCATCAACGCTGAGGCAGCCAAGGTTGTTGCCGTCACGCTGGTGGAAAACGTCTGTCCAGACGTGGCCAACGGGGAGCTGTCCTGGCCCCCCGAGGAGCAC GCCCGCACCACCGTGGAGCGAGACATCCACATCCGGCGGTGCTTCGAGGCCCACCCGGTCCTCTTCCACCTGCTTCAGGTTGTGGCGGCCGGACGGCCGGCGCTCTGCTACTGCTCCGCCGTGCTCAGAGGCCTTCTAGCTACGCTGCTGTCCCACTGGGAGGGTTCCCGCGAGGCTTCATCAACAGACTCTCCTTGGCACCTGCAGGCCTCCTGCCTGCTGGTGTCCTGCATGGGCGAAGGCCAGCTCCTGCCACCTGTGCTGGCCAACGTTCACGAGGCTTTTGCTCACCTGACCCCATTTGAGGTGAGGCTGCTGCTCTTGGCCGTCTGGGAATACGTCAGGGGCAACGGGCCGCTGCCCCAGAAGTTTGTTTTCAGCTCAGACAAAGGCATGTTCTGCAGGGATTTCTCACGGGACGGGGACGTGTCCAGGTATGTGGCACCGATCCACAGCGTCCTGCATAAAAACATCGACAGACTGGGACACTTGTGCTGGCGGTTTCAGCTCTGA